GCCTGCGCAATCGCGCGGGCGGGGTGAAAGCTTAGAAGCTTGGCGCTCTTACTTGAGCAGGCCGAGCAGCTTGGAGAGGTTCTCAGCGATCTTGCCGAGGTCAGCCAGGGTCTTCACCAGTGCGCCGGTAACGGTAGCGGAGTCGTTGGAGAGGGCGACCCAGTTGTCGATAGCGGTCTTGAAGTTGTTCATCTGAATATCCTTCTGCTTAAGAGGGGTGGGGTATTAACCGATTACTTGTTGATCTTGAAAGCCTTGCGGGTCTCCGCGAGGTCGATCTTGGTGAGGTTCTGGATCGCCTTCGGGGTGTCCTGGAAAACTGCGGACAGGCTCTTTGCGAAGGTGGTGAAGTCCTTGAGCAGATCGATGATGGTCTTGAGGTCCATTTTGTCCCCTTTAGTGTCGGTGCCAGAGAACCTGGCTTGATACTGACAAATACCTGACACCCTCCAAGGGGTATCACGGGAAGTAGTATGCCACACCCAAGAAGACACGCAAGGGCTATAGAAAAGTTATATCCCCGTTAAGTTTCTGTTCACTTTTGGACCACCTTGCAGCGCGCCCCCATTGTCAAATCAGCATCACCCAATTACCTGCGGATTTTCGTTGACACTGCGAAATCGGCAAAAGTTCTTCCCGGAAAGGGTTAACGCGCTCGCGCTAAGCATCGATACCTAGCCCCACCGAACGCATTGCACCCCTTAAGACGCCCCCTCTATCGGGGGTGGCCGCGGCGGCCAGCGCAGGCCCCTCCGTCACGGGGCCCCGCTCCGCCGGACCGGGCTTCGCCAGGGACAAGCGCCCCAACCTGCCGTCGTAAAGCAAAAGCGCGCCCTCCCACGCGGGAAGAGCGCGCCTAGCGGCCCAGCAGGGCCTCAGGAAGCCTCTAGGGGGCTTACATCATGCCCATGGCCTCCGGGTCCATGCCAGCGCCTGCACCGGCCGGCTCCGGCTTGTCAGCCACAACGGCCTCGGTGGTCAGGAAGAGACCAGCGATGGACGCTGCGTTCTGCAGCGCGGAGCGGGTCACCTTAGCCGGGTCCGCAATGCCGTTTGCCAGCATGTTCACGTACTCGCCGGTGGCGGCGTTCAGGCCCTCGCCCTCCGGGAGGTGGGAAACCTTGTCGGCCACAACGCCCGGCTCCAGGCCAGCGTTCAGCGCGATCTGCTTCAGCGGTGCGGAGAGCGCCTCGCGGACGATCTTCACGCCGGTGGCCTCGTCGCCTTCCAGGCCAAGGTCGCCCTCGAGCACGGAAGCGGCCTGCAGGAGCGCAACGCCACCGCCGGCGACAATGCCCTCCTCCACAGCAGCCTTCGCGTTGCGCACAGCGTCCTCGATGCGCAGCTTCTGCTCCTTGAGCTCAACCTCGGTCGCAGCGCCGACCTTGATCACTGCAACGCCGCCGGCCAGCTTGGCCAAGCGCTCGTTCAGCTTCTCGCGGTCGTAGTCAGAGTCGGTGTTCTCAATCTCGGCGCGGATCTGGCGCACGCGGCCCTCAATCTGCTCGGCGTCGCCGGCGCCCTGGACGATGGTGGTCTCGTCCTTAGTAATCACCGCCTTGCGTGCCTGGCCCAGCAGCTCGATGCCCGCGGTCTCCAGGTTCAGGCCAACCTCTTCGGAGATGACCTGGCCGCCGGTCAGGATCGCCAGATCCTGCAGCATGGCCTTGCGGCGGTCGCCGAAGCCCGGAGCCTTCACGGCGACGGACTTGAAGGTGCCGCGGATCTTGTTCACCACCAGGGTGGACAGGGCCTCGCCTTCAACGTCCTCGGCGATGATCAGCAGCGGCTTGCCGGACTGCATGACCTGCTCCAGCACCGGCACGAGCTCCTTGACGTTGGAGATCTTGGAGGAGACGAGGAGGATGTACGGATCCTCCAGCACAGCCTCGCCGCGCTCCATGTCGGTGGCGAAGTATGCGGAGATGAAGCCCTTGTCAAAGCGCATGCCCTCGGTGACCTCGAGCTCAACACCGAAGGTGTTGGACTCCTCCACAGTGATCACGGAGTCCTTGTTCACGGCACCGTTGCCCACGGCGTACATCGCCTCGGCGATCTTGGCGCCGATTGCCGGGTCGCCCGCGGAGATACCGGCGGTGGAAGCGATCTCCTCCTGGGTCTCAACCTCCTTGGCGGTCTCCAGCAGGTGCTCGGACACCTTGGCGGATGCAGCCTGGATGCCGCGCTTGATGCCCATCGGGTTGGAGCCTGCAGCCACGTTGCGCAGGCCCTCGCGCACGAGCGCCTGGGCGAGCACGGTAGCGGTGGTGGTGCCGTCACCCGCAACATCGTCGGTCTTCTTGGCAACCTCCTTCACCAGCTCCGCACCGATCTTCTCGTACGGATCCTCGAGGTCGATCTCCTTGGCGATGGTCACACCGTCGTTCGTGATCGTCGGCGCGCCCCAGCTCTTCTCCAGCACCACGTTGCGGCCCTTCGGGCCAAGCGTGACGCGCACGGCATCCGCCAGGGTGTTCAGGCCGTTTTCCAGGCTGCGGCGTGCTTCCTCATCGAACGCAATCATCTTTGCCATTGAGTAAATGCCCTTCGTTATCTGTTTCGCGTTTATTTAGCACTCACACGAATCGAGTGCCAACGCCTCATTTTTAGCACTCTGCCCCACCGAGTGCAAGGAGCCCTTGCTTGACGACGGTTCCTTGCAAACGTCGAAAAGCTCCCAGCTCCCGCCCAGAAACCGGTGCTAGCGTGGAGGCATGAGTACCGAAAATTTGACCCCGAACCGTGACCGTATTTGGACCGACATGAAGGAGCTCGTCTCCTTCTACTCCCCGCACTCCACGCCGGCGGCGGAGGAATCCCACCAGGCGGCCGCCGATTTCTGCGCGCAGCGGCTGGAGGAGCTGGGCCTGAACGTCGAGCGCTTTGAAACCATTGATAATGCGGACCTGATCGTCGGCACCAAGGAGGCGCAGAACGGCGCGCCGACCGTGCTGCTGTACTCCCACTACGACACCGTGATTGTGACCAACCCGGACGCGTGGACCAACCCGCCGACTGAACTGACGGAGCGGGACGGGCGCTGGTACGGCCGCGGCGCCGCGGACTGCAAGGGCAACATTGCGATGCACCTGGAGTCCCTGCGCCTGGTGGAGGAAGCCGGCGGCACCGACCTCGGCCTCAAGGTGGTCTTCGAGGGCGCCGAGGAGCTCGGCGGCAAGGACTCCCTGAGCAAGATGATCAAGGAGCGCCCGGAGCTTTTCGAGGCGGACATGATTGTGATCGGCGACGGCGGCAACGTGGAGGTCGGCCACCCCACCCTGGTCACCCACCTGCGAGGTGGCGGCCAGGTCCACATTACCGTGAACACGCTCGAGGGCGCGGTGCACTCCGGCGGCTACGGCGGCGCTGCCCCGGACGCCGCGCACGCGCTGGTGCGCATCATCGACTCCCTCTTCGACGAGCACGGGCGCACGCGTATCGACGGCGTGGATTGCACCGGCACGTGGCAGGGCGACCCGTACGGCCGCGACGCGTTCCGCCAGGACGCACGCATCCTGGACGGCGTGGAAATCCTGGGCACTGAGGACGAGGATCCGGCAGACATGATCTGGGCCCGCCCGGCACTGACCATGATCGGCTTCACCTCCGTGCCGGTCGCCGATGCCTCTAATATTGTGAACCCCACCGCAGAGGCACTGTTGAACCTCCGCGTGCCGGCCGGCCAGGACGCGGCCGAGGTTGCAGAGAAGGTCAAGGAGCACGCGATCGCCCACGCACCGTACGGCGCGAAGGTGGAGGTGGAGATCTCCGGCGTGAACCAGCCGTTCGGCACCGACGTGGACGGCGAGGGCGTGGGCACCGTTATCCAGGCGCTCAAGGACTCCTACGGCACCGACGAGTTCGCCCTGATCGGCTCCGGCGGCTCCATCCCGCTGTGCGTGACCCTGCAGCAGACCTTCCCGGACGCGGAATTCGCGCTCTACGGCGTTGAGGAGCCGAAGTGCAACATCCACGGCGTGGACGAGTCCGTGGACCCGACCGAGATCGAGCACGTGGCCAAGGCCCAGGCGCTGTTCCTGCTGCGCTACGGCAAGTAGGCCTCGGCGGGGAGGCCTCGGCAAGTAGGCCTCGGCAACTGCGCCGCCGCGCCAATTGAAGCCCCTTCGGGGGCTTTTTTAATGCCCTTCGTTGGCGGAACCCCACTAGCGCTCAGGACGCTCAGGGGCAGGTCTTCAGGTCGATATGTTTAAGTCGATGGGTTGAGGTCGATAATCCGAGGTCAGCCGCTTCTCTGACAGATGTAGACGTATTTCTGCATAAAATTTTGACCTGCAATTATCGACGGGAATACATGCCCCTAAGCATGACCTGCAGTTATGCCCCTGAGCGAGCGTCGAAGCCGGCAGGCGGCGCCAGCGCCCGAAGCCGGCGGACACCCAATACACCCCAAACCGGCCATGGGTCCGCGGCCATTCCGGGTTTCCATATCCGTTCCCTGCGCGTAACCAGCAATTTGTGACCTGGAACACGAAATATGTTGCGCGTTACTGTGACCTGGATTACGGTAGGCATCGTGACGCAGAACACATTGCTCCTCGCCCGAGTAGCCCGAGTAGCCCGAGTAGCCCGAGTACCCAGGGCTACGTACCCCGCCGCGTAAGACCCCGCGGCGCGCGGAAGTAGTCGTTAGTACCCCAGCACCAGGGTCTCACCCACGCCCACAGCTAACGATCCATAAGGAGCCACTCCATGTTCACCACCACTCAGGCCTCCGAGCTGCACACCACCGATCTGCACCAGAAGCTGCACGCGGCACCAACGTCCCACCCGTACTTTGGCCACGAGGGCCACGAGGGCCACGAGGGCCACGAGACGATCGAGACCATCGAGACCGCCACCCCGGCCGAGCACGAGGTTGTCGCCCGCATCGAGATCGATGCCACCCTCCCCCGCGAGCTGCGCGAGGAGGCCCGCGACATGGACTGGGGCCTGTTCATGGCCACCTACGCGCCGGAGCCGACGCTGAAGATCACGCACCTTGGCACCCAGCAGAAGAATTGGATGATGTCGGAGTACAGCTTCGATGTCCACGCCATGCCGAAGGCACGCCCGGCCACCCACACCGCGGAGACCATCGAGGCAAACGGCCCGGTCCGCGCCATCACCCGCGTCCTGAACACGCACAACCGCTACATCGAGATCCTCAAGTTCCACCAGACTGAGCTCTTCGGCCAGACCGCCACCTACATCAAGGTCGGCCACTCGGAGCGCCACTTCCGCACCGCCTGGGTTATCGGCTTCGGCGACACCCCGGAGGCATCCGCCGCCGCGGCACTCTCCGCGGGCGCGCAGCGCATCCACGGCAACATGTAGGCACTGCTGCTTATCGACGTTTCCTTACAGACCCCCAGCTCCGGCGGGGGTCTGTTGAAATGTGTACAGTGTCCCCTGTTGGCCGCGCCACATCATCTGACGCGCCTTTTATCTTGTAGCCCACGCGCCGTCCGCGAAATGCCCGCGCAGTGGGGCCTTTCAAGTTAAATATGGTGTCTCTCCAGTTGCCCGGCTTTTTTGACCAACTGAAGCGACAAGGAGGGCCACCGCAACGTGCTGACGCTACTTATTGCCCTGATTGCCGCCACCATCGCCGCACCGGTGCTGCTGCGCACCATCGGCAGACCCGCCTTCGGCATCCTTGCGCTGGTGCCGCTCGGCGGGTTTATCTGGATGGTCTCGCTTTTCAACGGCGGGGTGTTTAGAGATGGCGGCGAGATTCTCGCGTCTTTCCAATGGATGCCGTCCACATACCTGAACCTGGAGTTCCGCCTGGACGCGCTGGCCGGATTGTTCAGCCTGATCATCCTGGGCGTCGGCGCGCTGGTGCTGTTCTACTGCTGGGGCTACTTCGACTCCAACCCGATCCGCCTCGCGGCCTTCGCCAGCCAGCTGACCATGTTCGCCACCGTCATGTACGGGCTTGTCATCTCGGACAACTTCCTGCTCATGTACGTGTTCTGGGAGCTGACCTCGGTGCTGTCCTACCTCTTGGTCAGCTACTACGGTGAGCGCGCCAGCTCCCGCCGCGCGGCAATCCAGGCGTTGATGATCACCACGTTCGGCGGCCTTGCCATGCTGGTGGGCATCAACCTGCTGGGCGCCCAGACCGGAATCTGGAAGCTCTCCCAGGTTTCCCAGTTCGCGGACATCGAGGGCACCGCAGGTATCTCCGTTGCCATCGTGCTGATCATGCTGGGCGCGCTGACCAAGTCCGCCCAAGCCCCCTGGCACTTCTGGCTGCCCGGCGCGATGGCTGCGCCCACGCCGGTCTCCGCGTATCTCCACTCCGCGGCGATGGTGAAGGCGGGCATCTACCTCGTCGCCCGCTTGGCGCCGGATATGGCGGCGGTGACCACGTGGCACCTTGTTGTCATCACCACCGGCTGCTTCACTATGCTGCTGGGCGGCTGGATGGCGCTGAAGCAGCGCGACCTCAAGCTGATCCTGGCGTACGGCACGGTGAGCCAGCTCGGCTTCATCACCGCGGTGATTGGCATCGGTTCGCGTGAGGCCACCATGGCGGGCCTGGCCATCACCTTCGGCCACTCCATGTTCAAGGCGGCGCTGTTCATGGTGGTCGGCGCGATTGACCACTCGACGGGCACCCGCGATATTCGCGAGTTGTCGGGCTTGGGCAGGAAAGAACCGATCGTCGCAACGCTTGCAATTGTTTCTGCGGCCTCGATGGCGGGCATCCCGCCGCTGTTCGGCTTCGTGGCCAAGGAAGCGGCGCTGGACGCGGTGCTGCACGAGGAGCTGCTCACCGGCATGCCGGGCAAGATCACGCTGGTGGTGCTGGTTGTGGGCTCCATCCTCACCATGGCGTACACCCTGTACTTCCTCTGGGGCGCGTTTGCTGTCAAGCGCGACCAGGAGACGGATGAGCGCGGCCGCTCCGAGGCGGTGCAGGAAATGCACGACATCGGCCCGCTGATGTGGCTCTCCCCCGCCGTGCTCACCGCCTGCACAATCATGTTCGGCATGTTCCCGCTGTGGCTGTCTGACGCGTTCAATGACTACCTTGATGTGCGTTTCCCTCGCGCGGAGCGCCACGACTTGGAGCTGTGGCACGGCATCACGGTGCCGCTGGTGCTGACGGTGGTGATCATCGTGGCCGGTTCCGTGATGTTCTGGCAGCGCGACCTGGTCAAGCGGGCGCAGATGGAGAAGCCGGCGCTGGGCGATGCGGACGTGATCTGGGACAACATCCTGAGCACGCTGCGCACCCTCTCGCTGAAGCTGACTGCGTCCACGCAGCGCGGCTCCCTGACCATCAACCTGGCCGTCATCTTCACCACCCTGATGCTGGTGCCCATCGCCTACCTGATCCTGGGCGACACCAGCAATATCCGCATGATCCTGTGGGACAACGCGTGGCAGGGCATAGTGGTGATCATCATGGCCGGCATGGCGGTCTTTGCCACTATGCAGCGCAACCGCCTCTCCGGCGTGGTCATGGTGGGTGTGACCGGCTACTGCATGGCCATGCTGTTTGCCCTGCACGGCGCGCCGGACCTGGCGCTGACGCAGGCGCTGGTGGAAACCATCGTGATGGTGGTGTTCATGCTGGTGCTGCGCAAGATGCCCACGGAAGTGGAGCCGCGCAATGAGGACAACCGCAAGCGCGCCTGGCTCTCCATCGGCACCGGCGTGTCCGTGACGGTAGTGGCCATGACGGCGATGTCCGCGCGTGTGACGGACCCGATCTCCAAATACATGCCGGAGCTGGCCTACGAGATCGGCCACGGCCGCAACACGGTGAACGTGCTGCTGGTGGACCTGCGTGCCGCAGATACCTTCGGCGAGACCATGGTGCTGGTCATCGCAGCGACCGGCGTGGCCAGCCTGATCTTCGGCACCGGTGAGTTCGGGCGCGCCTCGCGCCGCCCGACGCTGTCCACCACCCGCCCGCGCTGGCTGGCGCACGGCGTGCCCAGCGAGACGGAGCAGAACCGCAACCTGATGGTGGACGTGGTCACCCGCATCCTGTTCCCGTCCATGATCGTTTTGTCCATGTACTTCTTCTTCTCCGGCCACAACGCCCCGGGCGGCGGCTTCGCCGGCGGCCTTGTCGCCGCACTGGCGTTCACGCTGCGCTACCTGGCTGGCGGCCGCCACGAGATCGAGGAGGCGCTGCCGATCGACCCGGCGAAGATCCTGGGCACCGGCATGATTATTGCCACCGTGGCCTTCGTTTTCCCCATGTTCTTCGGCTACCCGCCGCTGATGACGGATTACGTTTCCCTGGAGCTGCCGCTGGTCGGCGAGTTCGACGTGCCGTCCGCGCTGGTGTTTGACGCGGGCGTGTACATCATCGTCGTCGGCCTGATCATGCACATACTGCCCTCCATGGGTGCTTACCTGGACCGCGAGGATGAGGCCCGCAAGGATCGCGCCCGCGACCGCGCCCGGGAGCTGCAGGAGAAGAACGCACTGCGCCGCATCAAGCAGGCGCGGGCGCGCCTGTCCCGCCAGTCCGATCGCTTCGCGGTGTCCGCGTCGGGTTCTTCGGTAGTGGGGCGGGGCAAGGAAACGTCGATAAGCGAAAGCCCGGAAAGGAGCGAGTGAGATGGAAGCGAACCTGTTTCTGCTGATCGGCTCCGGTGTGCTGATCGCGTGCGGCGTGTACCTGATGCTGGACCGCGCGCTGACCAGGATGATCATGGGCGTGCTGCTGATTGGCAACGGCGCGAACCTGCTTATTCTGCAGGCGGGCGGGCAGGCCGGCTCGCCGCCGATTCTGGAGCGTGACTCCGTGCCTGCGGAGGGGACGTCGGACCCGCTGGCGCAGGCAATGATTCTCACCGCGATTGTGATTTCGATGGCGTTGACGGCGTTCATGCTCTCGCTTGCGTACCGCCAGTATCGCTACCGCACGGACGACGTGATTGAGCGGGACGAGGAGGATCGCCTGATTGCGTCGCGTCCCACGACGCCGTCGGCCGCGCCGGACCACGATCTTTCCGCCAACCCGGAGACCGGCCGCCTGAGCTCCTCCGGCGACGCGTTCGGCCCGCGTTCCTTCGAGACACCCGTGAAGGAGGCCGACGGTGAAAGATAGCCTGGTGCAATTTGCGGATAGCGCGCTGGCCTGGATGCCGTACCTGACGGTGATGCCGGTGCTGCTGCCCGCGGCCGCGGCCGGACTGATCACGTTTGTCCGCAGCATCAACCTGCAGCGTTTTATTGCGCTGACCACGCTGCTGGCGCTGTCGGTGATCTCCGGCACCATGATCATTACCGTGGACCTCCACGGCATCCAGACAGTCCAGATGGGTGGCTGGGACGCCCCGGTAGGCATCACGCTGGTGAGCGACCGCTTATCCACGATTATGTTGTTCGTCTCCTCGATCGTCCTCTTTGCCGTGATGTGGTACGGCATCTCGCAGGGCTTGCGCGACGGCGATGAGGACGACCCGGTTGCCGTGTTCCTGCCGGTGTACATGCTGCTCTCCATGGGCGTGAACCTGTCCTTCCTGGCGGGCGACCTGTTCAACCTGTACGTGGGCTTCGAGGTGTTCCTGGTTGCCTCCTACGTGCTGCTCACGCTGGGCGCCTCACCCGGACGTGTGCGCGCCGGCATCGGCTACGTGATGGTGTCCATCGCGTCTTCCATGGTCTTCCTCTTCGCGCTGGCCATGGTGTACGCCGCGGTGGGCACGGTGAACATGGCGCAGGTGGGCATCCGCATGGAGGAGATCCCGGACGGCACCCGCGCCGCGATCTTTGCCACGCTGCTGATCGCGTTTGGCATCAAAGCCGCTGTGTTCCCGCTGGACGCGTGGCTGCCGGACTCCTATCCCACCGCCGCCTCGCTGGTCACCGCCGTGTTCGCGGGCCTTTTGACCAAGGTGGGCGTGTACGCCATCATCCGCATGCGCACCACCGTGTTCACGGACGGGTCCCTGGACACGCTGGGCATGTGGGTGGCGCTAATGACCATGATCGTGGGCATCATGGGCGCCTTGGCGCAGAACGACATCAAGCGCCTGCTCTCCTTCACCCTGGTCAGCCACATCGGCTACATGATCTTCGGCATTGCGCTGGGCTCCAAGATGGGCCTGTCCGGCGCGATCTTCTACGCAGTACACCACATTCTGGTGCAGACGTCCCTCTTCCTGGTGGTGGGCCTGATCGAACGCCAGGCCGGTTCCGCGCAGCTGCGCCGCCTTGGTTCGGGGCTCTACGCCGCCCCGCTCATCGCCATCCTCTACTTCATCCCGGCACTCAACCTGGGCGGCATCCCGCCGCTGTCCGGCTTCCTGGGCAAGGTCATGCTCATCCAGGCGGGTGCCGACGACGGCTCCTGGCTGGCCTGGGTCCTCATCGCCGGCGCCGTGATCACGTCCCTGCTCACGCTCTACGCGATGATCCTGGTCTGGTCCAAGGCGTTCCTGCGCGACCGCAAAGACGCCCCCGAGGGCGACGTGGCCATGGCGCGCCCCTCCACCCTGGCGGAGCGCTACGAAACCACGACTATCGACGAACGCGACGACGTCGGCCGCATCCCCGCAGGCATGCTCTTATCGACGGCACTTTTGGTGGCCGCATCGACCTCCATCACCTTCCTCGCGGGCCCGATCTCCGACATCACGGACCGCGCCGCCCAGTCCGCCCAGGACCAGGCGATTTACCGCGAGGCCGTGCTGAACGGCGACCCGGAGAACCCGACGCGCCGGCCGGAAGAATTTGGCAAGCCGCACGAGGGCGGCGGCGGGTACGACTCCCTGGACAACCGCAAAACCAACAGCGAGGACCAGGCCCCCGTGTCCACCGGCGTATCCACCGAAAAGGCGCCCGTGCCGGTGAAGGAAGGTGAGCTGTAATGGCCAGACTGTGGGCAGGTTTTCAAAACCGCTTCCGCTGGAGCTTTGTCATCTGGCTGACTTTCATGTGGATCCTCCTCATGGGCGAGCTGAGCTGGGGCAACCTCTTCGCAGGCTTGGGCCTGGGCTTTGCCGTTGTGCTTGCGCTGCCCCTGCCGGAAGTGCCCGTGCACAACCGGAAGGTGAACTGGTTCCGGCTGGTGCTCTTCCTCTTCGAGTGGACCTGGGACCTGTTGGTAGCCTCTGCCCGCGTGGCCTGGCTGGCGCTGCGCCCCCAGCCGCAGCCGAAGAACGCCATCGTGAAAGTGCCCATGCGCGTGTCCAGCGAACTGGTGCTGTACCTGGCCACCTGCGCGTACAACCTGCAGCCGGGCGGCTCCGTCACGGATATTGACGTGGCTAACCGCGAGTGGACCATCCACGTCCTCGACGCATCCACCCCGCAGGTGCTGCAGCGCGAAATTGACAACGTGGCCAAGCTGGAGCGCCAGATGATCGAGATTTTCGAAAGCAGGAGGTAAGACCCATGGATCCCACCCTGTACAACGCGTTCCTTGCAGTCGCCGGAGTGCTGCTTGCACTCGGCTTCTTCATGCTGGCCTGGCGCGTGATCGTCGGCCCGGACTCCATGGACCGCGTCCTAGGCAACGACGCCATCACCGCCTCACTCCAATGCGCGCTTGCCCTGTACATCTGCTGGACGCTGGACACCACCGTGGTCAACGCGATGATTGTGATCGCGTTGCTGGGCTTCATCGCCTCCCTGTCCGTCGCCCGCTTCCGCAAGAGGGATGGTTCACTCTAAATGTTTGCATCCTGGAACTGGCCGCTGATCGCGGACATCCTCTCCCTGATCTTCATCATCCCCGGCGCGTTCATGGTGTTCTCCGCCGCCGTGGGCACCGTGCGCTTCCACTCCACCCTGGCGCGCATCCACGCAATCACGAAGCCGCAGACCACAGGGTTGCTCTTGATGATCATCGGCACCATCATCCGCCTCACCGGCTCGCCGCAGTTCGGCCCGCACGAAAAGGGCGACATCGGCATCATGATCCTCCTGGTCATCTTCGCGCTGATGACCAACCCCGTCACCGCGCAGCGCCTCGGCCGTGTCGCGCGCCGCGAGGGGCTCTACGGCAGCGAGGACCTCTTGGCCGTCAACGAGCGCCCCGCCCGCTATCACCCGCGCCGCGTCAACCCCACTGAGAAGACCCACACCGCGGAGGACTCGCGCTAGCTTGACGACGGCTGCTTAGCAGCACGACTGCCCACCTACCAGGTGAGATCGATCATTTCCTGGCAGGAGTTGTCCACCACGTCAGCCCAGTTGCCGGTCTTGTTGAAGATCCGGCGCTGGCGCTGGTAGCCCGCGCCGCGCTCCAAGATTTCCTCGATGAGCATGAGCTCATCCACGCAGCCCAGTTCCTGTGCGGTGGGCAAGAGAACGTCGATAAGCGTGACAAGCTCCTCCGAGACCCACTTCTCTTCGGTCTCGCGGCTGGTAATGACCACGGCCTCGAGCCCGTAACGCGCGCCGCGCCACTTGTTTTCGGCGACGTGCCACGGCTGGAGGGTGGGCAATGGCTCGCCGGCCTCGAGGAGGCGGTCGTAGTAGACGACAAGGCAGTGCGTGAGCGCGACAATGGCGGCGAGTTCGCGCAGGTTGGAGGTGGCGTCCGAGATGCGGACCTCGATGGTGCCCCACTTGGCGGCGGGGCGGACGTCGAAATGCATGGAGCCGGTGTGGCTGATCACGCCGGAGGTTTTCTGGTCCCGCATGAAGCCCACCCACTCGTCCCAATTTTGGAACTGGTACGGCATGCCTGCGGTGGGAAGCTGCTGGTAAAGCATGGTGCGGTTGGACGCGTAGCCGGTGTCCAGACCCTCCCAGCCCGGGCTGGAGGCTGAGATGGCGAGCAGGTGCGGGTACTTGGTCATGATCGCGTTGATGATCGGCCAGACCTTGTCCTCATGGCTCACGCCGATGTGGCAATGGATGCCCCAGAGCAGCATCTGCTTGCCCCAGTATTGGGTGCGGTTGATGATCTCTTCGTACGTGATCTTGGGGCTGAGGGCCTGCTCGCGGAAATCCGTGAACGGGTGGCCGCCGCCAGCCCAGAGTTTGAGGCCCTGCTCCGTAGCGATCTCCCGGACCTTGTCCAGGTCTGTCTGGAGCGCGTCGATGGCCGCGCGGGTGTTCTTGCACACGGGCGTGACCAGCTCGATCGTGTTCTGCAGGAACTCGCGCTCCAAGTGCGTGCCCGGGTAACGCTGCTGCACAGCGTCAATCACATCCGCGGCGCGGGGCACGAGGTCGCGCGTCTCCGGGTCAATGACGCAAATTTCCCACTCCACGCCGAGAGTCGATTCGGGGGAGCGGGCGAAATCGCGGTACGGGTCCATGCCGGGGATTCTATGCCTGGCAGGTGGGTGGGCGGTGGTGCGGGTTGGGGTTTTATGCGTGGGTGGGGTGGGAGTGGGTTGCGGGGCGCGGGGGCGCGTTGGTTGCGCGGCTAGCCCGCGATGACAACCGCGATGGCGTTCGGGTTCTTCACCACCTGCTCCGGCAGTGCCGTCGCGCCCTGCGGGAGATCGTTGGTTGCGCGCGGGGTGCCGCCGACCTTCTGCGCGATCTCCGCCGCGAGCTGCTCCGCGCCCGGGGTCTGCGGGTTATAGAACACCAGCGTCTGCGGGAAGATGCCGTACTGCTGCTCCGGCATGTTCATCGCGCCCGGGTTGTTCGAGTTGTTCGCGATCGTGTACTGGCTGTCCAGGCGGTTCGCGGTGTCACCGGCCGCATTCGGGATACCCGAGTTGTTGTACACGAAGACCTGGGCGTTGGCCGCGGTCAGCGCTGCGCCGGCGGGAACTGCGGGTGCAGCCGGGTTGGCGTTCGCGTCTGCATTGTTGGCATCGGCCGGGGCGTTCGGGTTGTTCGGGTCGGCTGGGTTGTTCGCGTCAGCCGGGTTCGCGGGTGCGTTGGGGTCTGCCGAGTTGGCCGGTGC
Above is a genomic segment from Corynebacterium sp. CNCTC7651 containing:
- a CDS encoding M20/M25/M40 family metallo-hydrolase yields the protein MSTENLTPNRDRIWTDMKELVSFYSPHSTPAAEESHQAAADFCAQRLEELGLNVERFETIDNADLIVGTKEAQNGAPTVLLYSHYDTVIVTNPDAWTNPPTELTERDGRWYGRGAADCKGNIAMHLESLRLVEEAGGTDLGLKVVFEGAEELGGKDSLSKMIKERPELFEADMIVIGDGGNVEVGHPTLVTHLRGGGQVHITVNTLEGAVHSGGYGGAAPDAAHALVRIIDSLFDEHGRTRIDGVDCTGTWQGDPYGRDAFRQDARILDGVEILGTEDEDPADMIWARPALTMIGFTSVPVADASNIVNPTAEALLNLRVPAGQDAAEVAEKVKEHAIAHAPYGAKVEVEISGVNQPFGTDVDGEGVGTVIQALKDSYGTDEFALIGSGGSIPLCVTLQQTFPDAEFALYGVEEPKCNIHGVDESVDPTEIEHVAKAQALFLLRYGK
- a CDS encoding acetyl-CoA acetyltransferase, producing MFTTTQASELHTTDLHQKLHAAPTSHPYFGHEGHEGHEGHETIETIETATPAEHEVVARIEIDATLPRELREEARDMDWGLFMATYAPEPTLKITHLGTQQKNWMMSEYSFDVHAMPKARPATHTAETIEANGPVRAITRVLNTHNRYIEILKFHQTELFGQTATYIKVGHSERHFRTAWVIGFGDTPEASAAAALSAGAQRIHGNM
- the groL gene encoding chaperonin GroEL (60 kDa chaperone family; promotes refolding of misfolded polypeptides especially under stressful conditions; forms two stacked rings of heptamers to form a barrel-shaped 14mer; ends can be capped by GroES; misfolded proteins enter the barrel where they are refolded when GroES binds) is translated as MAKMIAFDEEARRSLENGLNTLADAVRVTLGPKGRNVVLEKSWGAPTITNDGVTIAKEIDLEDPYEKIGAELVKEVAKKTDDVAGDGTTTATVLAQALVREGLRNVAAGSNPMGIKRGIQAASAKVSEHLLETAKEVETQEEIASTAGISAGDPAIGAKIAEAMYAVGNGAVNKDSVITVEESNTFGVELEVTEGMRFDKGFISAYFATDMERGEAVLEDPYILLVSSKISNVKELVPVLEQVMQSGKPLLIIAEDVEGEALSTLVVNKIRGTFKSVAVKAPGFGDRRKAMLQDLAILTGGQVISEEVGLNLETAGIELLGQARKAVITKDETTIVQGAGDAEQIEGRVRQIRAEIENTDSDYDREKLNERLAKLAGGVAVIKVGAATEVELKEQKLRIEDAVRNAKAAVEEGIVAGGGVALLQAASVLEGDLGLEGDEATGVKIVREALSAPLKQIALNAGLEPGVVADKVSHLPEGEGLNAATGEYVNMLANGIADPAKVTRSALQNAASIAGLFLTTEAVVADKPEPAGAGAGMDPEAMGMM